The following proteins are co-located in the Colletotrichum lupini chromosome 4, complete sequence genome:
- a CDS encoding SUR7 protein yields the protein MVKHAPLGTAAIVFLSGSIVLLLFVILSAVRDAAPLNNTYFLEADTTGITGARNGLTRWNYFYYCNDQNAECWGAWPAPAFGWAWGRDAANVPTGLSGSHGGGTTSTEYFYMWRFGWVMYLIALFFMALAWFASFLACCGRLGAAVAGLVSASALFFLTVAASLMTATFVKARNAFQAEGREAHIGTYAFGFTWGAWAALLIATLLFCIGIRGDKGYSGGSRFSRKRSTRSRQSFDVNSSRRVKEDYA from the exons ATGGTTAAAC ACGCCCCGCTCGGCACTGCTGCCATCGTTTTCCTCTCGGGCTCCATCGTCCTGCTGCTCTTCGTCATCCTCTCTGCTGTCCGCGACGCCGCGCCCCTCAACAACACCTATTTCCTCGAGGCTGACACTACTGGTATCACCGGCGCACGCAACGGACTGACGCGGTGgaactacttttactactgcAACGACCAGAACGCAGAGTGCTGGGGTGCCTGGCCTGCCCCGGCCTTTGGCTGGGCCTGGGGCCGTGATGCGGCCAACGTTCCCACCGGCCTTTCAGGTAGCCACGGAGGCGGCACCACCAGCACCGAGTATTTCTACATGTGGCGCTTCGGCTGGGTCATGTACCTGATCGCCCTCTTCTTCATGGCTCTTGCCTGGTTCGCCAGCTTCCTCGCATGCTGCGGTCGTCTCGGCGCCGCTGTCGCCGGCCTGGTCTCCGCCTCGGCTCTCTTCTTCTTGACCGTTGCCGCCTCTTTGATGAC CGCAACATTCGTCAAGGCACGCAACGCTTTCCAGGCCGAAGGTCGTGAGGCCCACATTGGCACCTACGCCTTTGGCTTCACCTGGGGAGCCTGGGCCGCTCTTCTCATTGCGACCCTACTGTTCTGCATCGGCATCCGTGGCGACAAAGGCTACTCTGGAGGCAGCCGCTTCAGCCGCAAGCGCAGCACTCGCAGCCGCCAGTCGTTCGACGTCAACAGCAGCCGCCGTGTCAAGGAAGACTATGCATAA